The Halarcobacter mediterraneus genomic interval TAGCCAAACTATCAAGAATGAAACTTGCAGCTCAATCTTTTGCTTATTTAGATGCTATAAATCCTAAACAGTTAGCAGACTTTATTAAAGATGAATCTCCTCAAACAATAGCTGTAATTTTATCCCATCTAGAACCTCCTAAAGCTGCAGAAGTTTTAATGCAATTAGATGAAGATGTAAAAGTTAAAGTAACTATGCAAATGGCAACAATTAAAGATGTTTCTCCAGATGTTGTAAGAACAATTTCTGTAGTATTAGAAAAGAAACTAGAATCACTTTTATCATCTATTGTTGATGTTGGTGGTGTAAAAGTTGTTGCAGATATGTTAAATAGATTAGGTCCTAAATCACAAGATATACTTAAAAATATTAATGGGGTAGATACTTCACTTGCAACAAAAATTAAAGAAAATATGTTTGTATTCGAAGATTTACTAAACTTAGATTCTGAATATGTAATGAAAATTTTACAAAATGTTGATACTGCTGATGTTGCAGTTGCTATGAAAAATGCAACAGAAGATGATATGACTAAAATTACAAGTGCTATGTCACAAAGAGCTAGTGATAGATTTAGAGAAGAGTTTGAAATGCTTACAAAAGTTAAAATTAAAGATATTGAGGCTGCCCAAAGAAAAATGCTTGATGTTGCACAAAAAATGATTGAAGAAGGTGCAATTGATAGAGATATGGATGACGACTAATGAATAGAAATAATGTATATTCGACAGCAAAAGTAATTTCAAAAAATGATGAAATTGAAAATTATCAATTAGGAACTTTTATAAAAAATAATGAAGGGGAAACAGAACAAGTTTATGCTCCTGCTCCAATACCTCAATCTGCAAATCATCCGAATCCTAGTTTAGAATTAGATAATATTTTAGGTGAAATAAAAACCTTAAGTACTCAAATGCAAGAGGTAAATCAAAAAATTACTAATATAGAAAATAATGGAATGAGTACAAAAGA includes:
- the fliG gene encoding flagellar motor switch protein FliG, encoding MAEEQDILKGMSMLDKVAHFCVLIGEEATVKIFQHLPKNIVEDISTQITMINSIDKDISLAILDEFHLFTRSKNFISSGGYDYAKDILYKSLGKGEADEVLAKLSRMKLAAQSFAYLDAINPKQLADFIKDESPQTIAVILSHLEPPKAAEVLMQLDEDVKVKVTMQMATIKDVSPDVVRTISVVLEKKLESLLSSIVDVGGVKVVADMLNRLGPKSQDILKNINGVDTSLATKIKENMFVFEDLLNLDSEYVMKILQNVDTADVAVAMKNATEDDMTKITSAMSQRASDRFREEFEMLTKVKIKDIEAAQRKMLDVAQKMIEEGAIDRDMDDD